The following are encoded in a window of Arthrobacter antioxidans genomic DNA:
- a CDS encoding quinone-dependent dihydroorotate dehydrogenase, protein MRFYPTFFRIVFSGMDAERAHRIGFGLIRAVDLTPVGWALRRFCAPDPSLATTAFGVEFPSPFGLAAGFDKGGKGVLALTALGFGHVEIGTITGQAQPGNPAPRLFRLVEDRAVINRMGFNNDGAAAVAPRLRSARRRLARRYLSRPRPVVGVNIGKTKKVDLVDAVADYLVSAEQLAAVADYLVVNVSSPNTPGLRLLQSVESLRPLLEAVRRTADAAAGRHVPLLVKIAPDLTDQDIDDVGALALALGLDGIVATNTTITRENLVTDPEDVMAKGVGGLSGAPLKARALEVLTRLRSAVGDQLAIIAVGGIETPEDVLERLDAGATLVQGYTGFLYEGPFWAYRINRGLLRSRRTPAA, encoded by the coding sequence ATGCGCTTCTACCCGACCTTCTTCCGGATCGTCTTCTCCGGGATGGACGCCGAAAGGGCCCACCGCATCGGCTTCGGCCTGATCCGGGCGGTCGACCTCACGCCGGTCGGCTGGGCGCTGCGCCGTTTCTGCGCACCCGACCCGAGCCTCGCCACGACCGCCTTCGGTGTCGAGTTCCCCTCACCGTTCGGGCTCGCCGCGGGCTTCGACAAGGGCGGCAAGGGGGTGCTCGCCCTCACCGCGCTGGGGTTCGGCCACGTGGAGATCGGCACCATCACGGGCCAGGCCCAGCCGGGCAACCCCGCGCCGCGCCTGTTCCGGCTCGTCGAGGACCGGGCCGTGATCAACCGGATGGGCTTCAACAACGACGGCGCAGCCGCCGTCGCTCCCCGCCTCCGGTCGGCGCGCCGCAGGCTGGCACGCCGTTACCTGTCACGACCACGACCCGTGGTCGGCGTCAACATCGGCAAGACCAAGAAGGTGGACCTCGTCGACGCAGTCGCCGACTACCTCGTCAGCGCCGAGCAGCTGGCGGCCGTCGCGGACTACCTCGTGGTCAACGTGTCCTCCCCGAACACCCCGGGCCTCCGGCTGCTCCAGAGCGTCGAGTCGCTCCGCCCGCTCCTCGAAGCCGTCCGCCGTACCGCGGACGCCGCGGCGGGCCGGCACGTGCCGCTCCTGGTCAAGATCGCGCCGGACCTGACCGATCAGGACATCGACGACGTCGGCGCCCTCGCCCTCGCCCTGGGTCTGGACGGCATCGTCGCCACCAACACCACCATCACGCGCGAGAACCTCGTCACGGATCCCGAGGACGTCATGGCGAAGGGGGTCGGCGGACTGAGCGGAGCACCGCTGAAGGCCCGCGCACTGGAGGTCCTCACACGGCTGCGGTCGGCGGTCGGGGATCAGCTGGCCATCATCGCCGTCGGCGGCATCGAGACGCCCGAGGACGTCCTCGAGCGGCTCGATGCCGGCGCCACCCTCGTCCAGGGCTACACGGGCTTCCTCTACGAGGGGCCGTTCTGGGCGTACCGCATCAACCGCGGGCTCCTGCGGTCCCGGCGTACCCCGGCCGCCTGA
- a CDS encoding isoprenyl transferase, protein MNNPARPAAPWPHPSGEQAPSIPRQFVPRHVAIVMDGNGRWANERGLPRTEGHRAGEAALLDVMAGAIEIGVRHVSVYAFSTENWKRSPEEVRFLMGFNKDVLRRQRDQLDQWGVRIRWSGRRPKLWQSVIRELEDAERYTVDNTTCTLTMCVNYGGRAEIADAARAIAEDVAAGTLKASSVSEKTVQRYLDEPDLPDVDLFLRTSGEQRLSNFMLWQSAYAEMVFMDTLWPDVDRRTLWRAIEEYASRDRRYGGAVDQTADRVSS, encoded by the coding sequence ATGAACAACCCCGCCCGACCCGCAGCGCCCTGGCCCCACCCGAGCGGCGAGCAGGCCCCGTCCATCCCGCGCCAGTTCGTCCCCCGGCACGTCGCGATCGTGATGGACGGCAACGGCCGCTGGGCCAACGAGCGCGGCCTGCCCCGCACCGAGGGGCACCGGGCCGGTGAAGCGGCCCTGCTCGACGTCATGGCCGGGGCGATCGAGATCGGCGTCCGGCACGTCTCCGTGTACGCCTTCAGCACGGAGAACTGGAAGCGGTCCCCGGAGGAAGTGCGGTTCCTGATGGGGTTCAACAAGGACGTGCTGAGGCGCCAGCGCGACCAGCTCGACCAGTGGGGGGTCCGGATCCGCTGGTCGGGACGCCGGCCGAAGCTCTGGCAGTCGGTCATCCGGGAGCTGGAGGACGCCGAGCGGTACACCGTCGACAACACGACCTGCACCCTGACGATGTGCGTCAACTACGGTGGGCGCGCGGAGATCGCCGACGCCGCGCGGGCCATCGCCGAGGACGTCGCGGCCGGCACCCTCAAGGCCTCCTCGGTCAGCGAGAAGACCGTGCAGCGCTACCTCGACGAACCGGACCTCCCCGACGTGGACCTGTTCCTGCGCACCTCCGGCGAGCAGCGGTTGTCCAACTTCATGCTGTGGCAGTCCGCCTACGCCGAGATGGTCTTCATGGACACCCTGTGGCCGGACGTCGATCGCCGCACCCTGTGGCGCGCCATCGAGGAGTACGCCTCCCGCGACCGCCGGTACGGGGGAGCGGTGGACCAGACGGCGGACCGGGTGTCCTCCTAG
- a CDS encoding alpha/beta hydrolase has translation MDESWSEDILGDPFRALTLPLESDDEGPRVATLVAYEPDTPPDAGGEAPGPARAVLYVHGFSDYFFHTELAEALAAKGWAFFALDLHKYGRSLLPGQTPGFAVSLEEYDTDIEAALAALRARLAARRGTATDPEVVLMAHSTGGLTATLWAARHPGRIAALVLNSPWLDTQGSALLRSAAQGILDTLSRRRPKARLRLPALGFYFRSISDTLDGEWPIDPAWRPETGFPIRAGWLAAVLAGHAALSRGVTVDVPVLVLCSAASSISATWSESMLESDSILDVVPMVRRAAELGHHVTIRRLPGALHDVFLSRPGVRDAAVRAATAWMDAQVPARSRPPVSRSAPSRPGPPPR, from the coding sequence ATGGACGAGAGCTGGTCGGAGGACATCCTCGGGGATCCCTTCCGTGCCCTGACCCTCCCGCTGGAATCCGACGACGAGGGCCCACGGGTGGCGACCCTGGTGGCCTACGAGCCGGACACTCCCCCGGATGCCGGCGGTGAGGCGCCGGGACCCGCCCGGGCCGTCCTCTACGTCCACGGGTTCAGCGACTACTTCTTCCACACGGAGCTCGCCGAAGCGCTCGCCGCGAAGGGCTGGGCGTTCTTCGCGCTGGACCTCCACAAGTACGGCCGCAGCCTGCTGCCGGGCCAGACTCCCGGCTTCGCGGTGTCCCTCGAGGAGTACGACACCGACATCGAGGCGGCACTGGCCGCGCTGCGGGCGCGGCTGGCGGCGCGCAGGGGGACGGCGACCGATCCGGAGGTGGTGCTCATGGCGCACTCGACGGGCGGGCTCACGGCGACGCTGTGGGCGGCGCGCCATCCGGGGCGGATCGCGGCCCTCGTCCTCAACAGTCCGTGGCTCGATACCCAGGGCAGTGCCCTCCTGCGCAGCGCCGCACAGGGCATCCTCGACACCCTCTCGCGCCGTCGGCCCAAGGCGCGCCTGCGCCTTCCCGCACTGGGGTTCTACTTCAGGAGCATCAGCGACACGCTCGACGGCGAATGGCCGATCGACCCGGCGTGGCGGCCGGAGACGGGATTCCCCATCCGGGCCGGGTGGCTCGCGGCCGTCCTCGCCGGCCATGCAGCCCTGTCCCGCGGCGTGACGGTCGACGTGCCCGTCCTCGTCCTGTGTTCCGCGGCGTCCTCGATCAGCGCCACCTGGAGCGAGTCGATGCTGGAGTCCGACAGCATCCTCGATGTGGTGCCGATGGTGCGCCGTGCGGCGGAACTCGGGCACCATGTCACCATCCGGCGCCTGCCCGGCGCCCTGCACGATGTCTTCCTGTCCCGACCAGGGGTCCGCGACGCGGCGGTCCGTGCGGCCACCGCGTGGATGGACGCGCAGGTCCCGGCGCGGTCCCGGCCGCCGGTCTCCCGGTCGGCCCCGTCCCGGCCCGGTCCGCCGCCCCGCTAG